The DNA region CAGCCACTTGCTGCTGAGCCTCTGCGGCTGTGGAATAGGCAACATTACCAATGCGCATAGCTTCAGTGGCTGCGTCCTTACTGGCCTCGGCAATCTCGCTGCTGACACGGGCAACCTCAAGAGCCCTTTCCACCGCCACTTGGGCCTCCGCCAGAGCCTTAGCGTAGTCAGCCAACTGATTATCCAGTCGTTCAGTGCTACTGGCTGCCAATTCGGCAATAAGCCTTACTTGGTCGAGATCGTTGTACAGTTCCGCAATCTCTTCACTGCTCACCAGCAACTCCAAAGCTTCTTCCTTGGAGAGCCCGGGAGTGAGCTCACTGAGTCTCTCCGCAACCAAGTCGGTTACGAGGGCTCTAACGTAGACCTCGATCTGCTGTTTAAAGGCATCTTGTTCAGCTGTCAACTGCTCAAGAAGCAATGCCTTTGCAGCGTCAAAGTCAGCCTGCAAACCAAGCTTCGCCTTTTCTAGACTAGCTTTAATCTCTTCCTTTTGCTCCATGGATGCTCTGTCTAGGACAGCCATGGCCTCGGCAAACTTGGCAGAAAGGGCATCAAGCTCTGCAGCGATTACATCCGCCAGCTCTCCAGATACATCCTCGCTGATGCGGGCCGCAAAGCTCTGCAACTTTTCATCCAGTTGCCAATCGATCTCAGAGGCCGCAAAGTCTTTGATATCCTCGATGAGCCGGGATACCACCATGGCCATTTCATACCTGGTAAATGCATTGCTACCCTTAAACTCTCCATCAGGATAACCAATGACGATTCCAGCCGCAGCCAGATCAACAATGGCATCATAGGCCCAATGATGATCGGGCACATCCGGAAACGGCATTTTTGATGCATGAGTAGTAAAAACTAATCCTACCACAAGTACAAGGATCGCAACAACTACAGGCGTTGTTCGTTTTAACATGTGATAGTACCCTCCCTCATAAGCATGTCAAACTCCTTCACACACATCCCCTATGTAAGTGGTGCCTCCATAGGGTACGACAGTTTCGATTTCAATCTCAATCTATGATATACTCAACTGCCCGGCTGGTATCTGCGCTACTACGAAAGAATAGCACCTCCCTTTCGGCAATGTACCTGCCGGACGCTAGATGGAGATCGCGTACAGACAACATCCGGCACTTCAATATCACATTCGCTAGTTGCCTGCAAAATCCTTCTTGAAATGCAAGATATCTTCAGCTGAAAGGGGCTGCAGTAAGTGGAAAGCAACAAATTCTGTCTTGAGTGATGTCTCAAATCGTAACGGGATCAATCCCGCTGAAAACGCTCAAGCTGCTTTCTAGATCCAATGACTACCAGAATATCGCCAGCAAACAACCGGTCCGTGCCACCGGGCGAAATGTTGACCTCATCACCTCTTTTCACTACCAGCACTGTAATACCGTACTTCTTGCGCAGATCTATCTCGCCCAAGGTCTTGTTGTCAAACCTCGGGGGAACAATGGTCTCAGCAATATGGTATTCGGGAGCGATTTCCATATAGTCTAACAAGTTCACAGAAACCAAAGCCTGAGCCACCCGGACACCCATATCCCGTTCCGGGAACACAACGCGATCTGCGCCCACCTTCTCCAATACCGTGCCATGGAGATGATTCTGGGCTTTGGCCCAAACCCTCTGCACACCTATGTTTTTTAGGAGCAAAGTAGTAAGGATGCTGGCCTGAATATCTTGGCCAATCGCTACGATGGCCACATCCACATTCCGTACACCGATCGCATCTAGGGCACGCTCGTCGGTAGTATCGGCCTCCACGGCCTTAACCACGCGATCGGCGATATTGGCCACCCTTTCGGGATCTTTGTCCACCGCAATAACCTCATAGCCTCTCTCGCTTAACTCCTGGGCCACACTGGTACCGAATCGGCCTAAGCCCAAAACAGCAAAGCTCATTGGTTGCATCTGTGAACACCTCGCGCTTCTAACCCACAATCACTGTTCCTTCGGGATACCTTACTCCAGAACCTGGAAAGCCATGAAACTTGCGACCCAAAGCCAACGCCAGGGTAACAGGTCCTATCCTTCCCACAAACATAAGGATAATCAAAAGAAGTTTGCTGGAAGAGGACAGTAAGGGAGTAATCCCCGTAGACAAACCTGTTGTACTAAAGGCGGAGACTACCTCAAAAATCACGTCCAGTACTGGCAAGTCCTCGATCACCAACATCACCAAGGTCACTGTTAACACCAAGACTAGGGCTAGTATCACGATACTCAACGCTTTACGAACGGTAGTCTCCGGAATGCGTCGACCAAAGACTACTGTGTCACTCTGACCTTTGATTGTACTAATCACAGTCATCACAAGACACGCGGCAGTCGTTGTCTTAATGCCCCCACCAGTAGAGCCAGGCGAAGCGCCGATAAACATCAAGAAGATGAAAAAGAAGAGGGTAGCCGCACGCATTCCATCTACAGGAATAGTGCTAAATCCGGCAGTGCGAGGCGAAACCGACTGAAACCACGTGGCAAGAAGCTTCGTTTCACCCTCTAATGGACCTAAGGTAAGTGGGTTGTTTCCTTCCACACAGAACACGAAGACAAAACTACTGGCCATCAGTAGCGAGGTAGTAACCAACACGAGCTTAGAATGCAAAGACAATCTCCGAAAGGACGACCTCAGCAAGAGAGACTTAAGTAACAACTCACCGATCACCAGAAAACCTAATCCACCGGCGATCACTAGCAGAGATAGCACTATGTTTACGAGCACGTCCCCCACATATGCCTCAAGGTTCGGACCAAGAATGACAAACCCTGCATTATTGAAAGCAGAGACTGAATGAAACACAGCAAAATACAGCGCTTGTCCGATGGGCATCTTGCCCATCCAACGGATAAAAAGAAAACCAGCACCAAGGATTTCTAACCCAAGACTTAACCCCAGAACTAATCGAATCAAACGCACCACACCGGATAGGGTAATGGTGTTTAGTTCTTCCTGAATAGCCAGCCGGTGACGCAGCCCGATACGCTTCCCCAACAACAGGGCAAACAAGGTTGAGATAGTCATGATCCCCAATCCGCCAATTTGAATGAGTAGCATGATGACCAGTTGACCAAATGTGGAAAAACTAGTAGCTACATCCAAGACGCTCAAACCAGTAACACAAGTGGCGGAAGTAGCCATGAAAACAGCATCAAGAAACGACAACTGCACACCGGGTTGACAGGAAGCGGGCATCTGAAGCAGTAGACCTCCACCCAGAATCACAATCAGATATCCTAAACCCAATACCTGGGCGGGTCTTAGTTTCCATCCCGATAACCCAGCAATTCTCCGTACCATTACTCCGTTCCCTCGGTTACAATTACCTCAAACCCGATTTGTAGTTTACCCGTATTCCACGTCTCATGACGTGCCACGGCATTGACGATGACTTCACCCTCCGCCTCCCGCACAGCGGCGATGGCTTCGAAAAATTCCTCTCCAGTTGTCTGCCCCACTCGCCCTTCGCTATCGGTAATCATCCCTTTCACGATGGCCAGTTCATTTACTTGACGCAAAAGTGCCAGTATTATATCTTCAATATTTTGGGCATCGGTTACCGTAACACTAGCAATTACCGCACCCTTATCGAAGACCTTTTGTCTAGGTTTCAGATCAAACCAGATCACCAGCGGCTCTCCCATTACAGTATTGCCATAGGACATAGCACGAACTACATAATGTCCACTTTCATTGCCGAGAATACGAACCACCTGGTCAAAGTGTTCCTCTGACAGAAGCACAAGGGCGTAATCATCCTTGCCCTCAATACGAGCACCTCGATTCAGAGCAATCTTATTGGCGTTCAACAAGAATTCAACGAGGTCCTGCTGGGCAGCATCATAGCCTTTGCCACCTTCAATAACTTGAGCATAAACGATCTCATTGGTAGTGAAGATAAAGTGACCATAACGCATCTGTTCGCTGAATCTCTGGTACGCATCATATAGTGCTTGATACTGCTCAAAGAGGTCAACGATCCTGGCCTCTAGCATGGCTTCCCGTTGCTGCAATTCCTGCAATGTTGCCTGGATCATCTCGCTAGCCGCCTTCAGAGTCTCTACTCGCTCCCTTTCGAACACCAGTCGCTCTTCGGTGTTAACCAGCGCTGTCTTGGCCTCCAGATAAGCGTTGTGCACCTCCTCGAGCTCTTCCATGGCTACCGTCCATTCATGTCGCACCGCTTCCAATTCAGTCATGGCGTCATTCCGTTGTTTTTCCACTAGGGATAGTTCCTCGGTTTTGGCCTCCACTTCCAACCGCAACAATTCTACCCTAACTTGCTGTTCGTTCAGGAGCGCCTCGGCCTCACTGAGCAATCTTTGACTTTCCAAGTAGCGGCTTTCGCTCGTAGCTAAAGCCTCTTTGATCTCTTCCATGTGAAAAAGAGCCATCCGCACATCTTC from Bacillota bacterium includes:
- a CDS encoding DUF3084 domain-containing protein; amino-acid sequence: MLLVIGGIIAFIGDRIGMKVGKKRLTLFGIRPRYTSMIITIFTGIVIVAASVVILSIVSEDVRMALFHMEEIKEALATSESRYLESQRLLSEAEALLNEQQVRVELLRLEVEAKTEELSLVEKQRNDAMTELEAVRHEWTVAMEELEEVHNAYLEAKTALVNTEERLVFERERVETLKAASEMIQATLQELQQREAMLEARIVDLFEQYQALYDAYQRFSEQMRYGHFIFTTNEIVYAQVIEGGKGYDAAQQDLVEFLLNANKIALNRGARIEGKDDYALVLLSEEHFDQVVRILGNESGHYVVRAMSYGNTVMGEPLVIWFDLKPRQKVFDKGAVIASVTVTDAQNIEDIILALLRQVNELAIVKGMITDSEGRVGQTTGEEFFEAIAAVREAEGEVIVNAVARHETWNTGKLQIGFEVIVTEGTE
- a CDS encoding TrkA family potassium uptake protein, with product MQPMSFAVLGLGRFGTSVAQELSERGYEVIAVDKDPERVANIADRVVKAVEADTTDERALDAIGVRNVDVAIVAIGQDIQASILTTLLLKNIGVQRVWAKAQNHLHGTVLEKVGADRVVFPERDMGVRVAQALVSVNLLDYMEIAPEYHIAETIVPPRFDNKTLGEIDLRKKYGITVLVVKRGDEVNISPGGTDRLFAGDILVVIGSRKQLERFQRD
- a CDS encoding Trk family potassium uptake protein produces the protein MVRRIAGLSGWKLRPAQVLGLGYLIVILGGGLLLQMPASCQPGVQLSFLDAVFMATSATCVTGLSVLDVATSFSTFGQLVIMLLIQIGGLGIMTISTLFALLLGKRIGLRHRLAIQEELNTITLSGVVRLIRLVLGLSLGLEILGAGFLFIRWMGKMPIGQALYFAVFHSVSAFNNAGFVILGPNLEAYVGDVLVNIVLSLLVIAGGLGFLVIGELLLKSLLLRSSFRRLSLHSKLVLVTTSLLMASSFVFVFCVEGNNPLTLGPLEGETKLLATWFQSVSPRTAGFSTIPVDGMRAATLFFFIFLMFIGASPGSTGGGIKTTTAACLVMTVISTIKGQSDTVVFGRRIPETTVRKALSIVILALVLVLTVTLVMLVIEDLPVLDVIFEVVSAFSTTGLSTGITPLLSSSSKLLLIILMFVGRIGPVTLALALGRKFHGFPGSGVRYPEGTVIVG